One part of the Lotus japonicus ecotype B-129 chromosome 2, LjGifu_v1.2 genome encodes these proteins:
- the LOC130740641 gene encoding uncharacterized protein LOC130740641, translating into MGASESTFSSAQTAGDKITTVSERLEVSDPILERLKSLKITPPILTSPPQTEGSLTDILVRKPSSSSASATVNPKVLLELFSMYRDFQGEKVHEISKRQEEIENRIEVADALAIKLLQRFNHSMSTMKTASQHLSGVHSLQVEIGELKGRLTEVISNCDALCKRIEAEGPESLRSSIKPFAIATAADQEKCSSSLNSQTVSETHPPAAEE; encoded by the exons ATGGGCGCTTCAGAGTCCACTTTCTCAAGCGCACag ACGGCAGGTGACAAAATCACCACCGTATCGGAGCGTTTGGAAGTCTCTGACCCTATTTTAGAGCGCCTCAAATCTCTCAAAATT ACACCGCCGATATTAACGTCTCCTCCTCAAACAGAGGGTTCCTTAACTGATATTTTAGTCAGGAAACCTTCATCTTCCTCCGCTTCAG CTACAGTTAATCCCAAGGTTTTACTGGAGCTCTTCTCAATGTACCGTGATTTCCAGGGAGAAAAGGTCCATGAGATAAGCAAAAGACAG GAGGAGATAGAAAACAGAATAGAAGTTGCCGATGCTCTGGCAATCAAACTTCTCCAGCGGTTTAATCACTCAATGTCCACAATGAAGACTGCTTCACAACATCTATCAGGAG TTCACTCATTACAGGTAGAAATTGGAGAGCTCAAAGGAAGGTTGACTGAAGTTATTAGTAACTGCGACGCATTGTGCAAGAGGATTGAAGCAGAGGGCCCGGAATCTCTCCGGTCATCTATCAAACCTTTTGCAATTGCTACGGCGGCGGACCAAGAAAAGTGTTCAAGTTCACTTAATTCACAGACAGTTTCAGAAACACATCCACCTGCTGCAGAAGAGTAG
- the LOC130740642 gene encoding histone H1, which produces MTAAVESVTPAVEKPVEEVKAPKETKPAKEKKPKAPKEKKPKQGKIASHPPYFQMIEEALLALNEKGGSSPYAIAKYMEEKHKSVLPANFKKILGLQLKNQAAKGKLVKIKASYKLSGAKKDGAGAKVAKAKTEKKDAAAAKVAPRQKRTRAVTAVTAAAPKSKKSEAVVKKGGMKKKTRKVSTLAKPKQPKSIRSPSKRARKATAA; this is translated from the exons ATGACTGCCGCCGTGGAAAGTGTTACTCCCGCCGTCGAGAAGCCGGTGGAGGAGGTGAAAGCGCCGAAGGAAACCAAGCCTGCGAAGGAGAAGAAGCCGAAAGCCCCCAAAGAGAAGAAACCCAAACAGGGGAAAATCGCTTCACATCCTCCATATTTTCAG ATGATCGAGGAGGCGTTGTTGGCTCTGAACGAGAAAGGCGGTTCTAGCCCTTACGCGATCGCGAAATACATGGAGGAGAAGCACAAGTCGGTGCTCCCTGCGAATTTCAAGAAGATTCTGGGTTTGCAGCTGAAGAATCAAGCCGCGAAGGGGAAACTCGTGAAGATCAAGGCTTCGTACAAGCTTTCTGGCGCGAAGAAGGATGGCGCCGGTGCTAAGGTGGCAAAGGCCAAGACAGAGAAGAAGGATGCTGCCGCCGCTAAGGTCGCACCGCGCCAGAAACGAACCAGGGCCGTGACAGCTGTGACCGCTGCCGCTCCGAAGAGCAAGAAGAGCGAGGCGGTGGTTAAGAAGGgtgggatgaagaagaagacgaGGAAGGTGTCTACGCTTGCGAAGCCGAAACAGCCAAAGTCCATTAGGTCTCCTTCAAAGAGGGCTAGGAAAGCTACTGCTGCGTGA
- the LOC130737209 gene encoding uncharacterized protein LOC130737209: MSHLAELHRYCYLEVELLIQERAILAPTLECVEEINNFMLGMIPGDETEYLSCDTPCKSDEDSGVNAEWFTSEFLNDFKCSGIPNHAIKLKVGVPIMLIRNIDQAAGLCNGTRMIINVLTKYIIVATVLNGNNMGETAFIPRMSLTPSNSDIPFKFQRRQFPVALCFAMTINKSQGQSLSHVGLYLPRPVFTHGQLYVALSRVKSRKGLKMLIIDDEGVVSNTTRNVVYQEVFDNI; the protein is encoded by the exons ATGTCGCATCTAGCGGAATTGCATCGCTATTGTTACCTAGAGGTAGAACTGCTCATTCAAG AAAGAGCGATCcttgcaccaacacttgaatgtgtagaggaaatcaacaactttatgttagGAATGATTCCTGGTGATGAAACAGAATATTTGAGTTGTGATACTCCGTGCAAGTCAGACGAAGATTCGGGTGTCAATGCAGAATGGTTTACAtctgaattcttaaatgatttcaaatGCTCTGGAATTCCAAACCATGCAATTAAACTGAAagttggtgtccctatcatgctCATTCGAAACATAGACCAAGCTGCAGGGTTGTGTAATGGCACTCGAATGATAATCAATGTtttgactaaatatataattgttgctactGTTTTAAATGGAAACAATATGGGTGAAACAGCATTTATTCCAAGGATGAGTTTAACTCCATCTAATTCtgacattccattcaaattccagCGTAGACAATTCCCTGTTgctttatgttttgcaatgactataaataaaagtcaggggcaatctttatctcatgttggaTTGTATTTGCCAAGGCCTGTCTTTACTCACGGGCAGCTATATGTTGCACTTtctagagttaaatctagaaaagggttgaagatgCTTATCATAGATGACGAAGGAGTTGTATCAAACACTACACGCAAcgtagtgtatcaagaagtctttgataatatttga